One segment of Mycolicibacterium baixiangningiae DNA contains the following:
- a CDS encoding LacI family DNA-binding transcriptional regulator codes for MVAVRLQDVAARAGVSQATASRVLNGSSRIPGEGVADRVRAAARELGYVPNAQAQALARASTGLLGLVVHDIADPYFSSIARGVQAAARIARKQMLLASTDRDFDIEHEAVSTFIAHRADAIVLAGSRQSGDLDRDLEAEFSRYRDNGGRVVVIGQPLACGGAVEPENYQGAAQLANALVDAGHTEFAVIGGPGSIRTAVDRRNGFVEALGRRGHTPQVEVSGDFTRDGGYHSARRLAAALELEPGGGASPACVFAVTDVMAIGAIAAWRELGLSVPRDVCVAGFDDIPTLRDHTPSLSTVALPLEHIGARAVELALCVDSGADDLRERVPGAVVLRDSTRLP; via the coding sequence ATGGTTGCGGTGAGACTGCAAGATGTGGCCGCCAGGGCGGGCGTGTCGCAGGCGACGGCTTCGCGCGTGCTCAACGGGTCGTCGAGGATTCCCGGGGAGGGTGTGGCCGACCGCGTCCGCGCCGCCGCACGCGAACTCGGCTACGTCCCCAACGCGCAGGCGCAAGCACTGGCGCGGGCGTCGACCGGGTTGTTGGGCCTGGTCGTGCACGACATCGCCGATCCCTACTTCTCGTCGATCGCGCGCGGCGTGCAGGCGGCCGCCAGAATCGCCCGCAAACAGATGCTGCTGGCCAGCACCGACCGCGACTTCGACATCGAACACGAGGCGGTCAGCACGTTCATCGCCCACCGGGCGGACGCGATCGTGCTGGCGGGATCGCGCCAGAGCGGCGACCTGGACCGAGACCTGGAGGCGGAGTTCAGCCGCTACCGGGACAACGGCGGCCGCGTCGTCGTGATCGGGCAACCGCTGGCGTGCGGCGGAGCGGTGGAGCCCGAGAATTACCAGGGTGCAGCGCAATTGGCCAACGCACTCGTTGACGCTGGGCACACCGAGTTCGCGGTGATCGGCGGTCCGGGCAGCATCCGCACTGCGGTCGACCGCCGCAACGGATTCGTCGAGGCGCTCGGCCGGCGGGGCCACACCCCACAGGTCGAGGTCTCGGGGGACTTCACCCGTGACGGCGGCTACCACTCGGCGCGTCGACTGGCCGCCGCACTGGAACTGGAACCGGGCGGCGGGGCGTCACCGGCCTGCGTGTTCGCAGTCACCGACGTCATGGCGATCGGCGCCATCGCAGCGTGGCGGGAGCTGGGATTGTCGGTGCCGCGTGACGTCTGTGTCGCCGGCTTCGACGACATCCCGACGCTGCGGGATCACACACCGAGCCTGTCCACCGTGGCGCTCCCCCTCGAGCACATCGGAGCGCGCGCTGTCGAACTGGCGCTGTGCGTCGACTCCGGCGCTGACGACCTTCGCGAACGCGTCCCCGGCGCCGTGGTGTTGCGCGACAGCACGCGCCTGCCCTGA
- a CDS encoding ABC transporter permease, which yields MAVAASAGVRPTGGNGSPPDPPSASPGLARLRRPSFNPRRTAAGLWRPVVLVLALVAGWYAVTAAELVAPYILPSPADTWRTAQENAAYLAQNTWVTTWETVIGFVIAAVVGEFVAVMMIYSASLEKTVYPLILFAQVVPKIAIAPLFVVWLGFGPSPKILVAVLMAFFPIVISGLAGLRSVDPEILELTSTMGASKFKTFMKIRFPASLPQLMSGLKVAATLAVTGAVVGEFVGANEGLGYVILQANGNVDTAMLFAALIIMSALGIVLFAIIEIAEKLLIPWHSSRRIVNSASTAV from the coding sequence ATGGCGGTAGCGGCATCAGCTGGCGTGCGCCCCACCGGGGGCAACGGCTCACCACCGGATCCCCCATCGGCTTCCCCTGGGCTCGCGCGCCTGCGGCGTCCGAGCTTCAACCCCCGACGCACCGCGGCCGGCCTCTGGCGGCCGGTGGTACTCGTCCTCGCGCTGGTGGCGGGCTGGTACGCCGTCACGGCAGCCGAGCTCGTCGCGCCCTACATCCTGCCCTCGCCGGCCGACACCTGGCGTACGGCACAGGAGAACGCCGCCTATCTGGCGCAGAACACCTGGGTGACAACGTGGGAGACGGTGATCGGTTTCGTGATCGCCGCCGTCGTCGGTGAGTTCGTCGCCGTGATGATGATCTACTCGGCGAGCCTCGAGAAGACGGTGTACCCGCTGATCCTGTTCGCCCAGGTGGTACCGAAGATCGCCATCGCCCCGCTGTTCGTCGTGTGGCTGGGTTTCGGGCCCTCGCCCAAGATCCTCGTCGCCGTGTTGATGGCGTTCTTTCCGATCGTCATCTCGGGTCTCGCCGGGCTGCGTTCGGTGGACCCCGAGATCCTCGAGCTCACCTCCACGATGGGTGCGAGCAAGTTCAAGACCTTCATGAAGATCCGCTTCCCCGCGTCGCTGCCCCAGTTGATGTCCGGTCTGAAGGTGGCGGCCACCCTCGCGGTCACCGGCGCAGTGGTCGGTGAATTCGTCGGCGCCAACGAGGGTCTGGGCTACGTGATCCTACAGGCCAACGGAAATGTCGACACCGCAATGCTTTTCGCTGCCCTGATCATCATGTCGGCGCTGGGCATCGTGTTGTTCGCGATCATCGAGATCGCCGAGAAGCTGCTCATCCCGTGGCATTCGTCGCGCCGCATCGTCAACTCCGCCAGCACCGCCGTCTGA
- a CDS encoding ABC transporter substrate-binding protein, translating to MTSFRRRATVAAAATTAALTLAACGGGGDSENTPAADGSANSATLMLNWYPYGEHAPFYYGVQEGIFDKHGIDLQIDPGQGSTKTVQAVGSRQVDFGWADTPAVLSNIDKGVEVRSTGVFLQTTPSAVQVFADSGINTPQDLAGRTIAVSAGDAPTTTFPIYLDKVGVPQNQVTQQSLDAAGKMAAMLSGRVDGLIGFAHDQGPTIANKSGREVRYLKYSDAGLNFYSNGLIANESTIADNPELVQKMVDATSEAFAAATQDPEAAVDAMAGKDPQMPPREVLLQQWQQTIPLLTTAATEGQVPGSNAKEDWTTTIATLTDAGLLETAKDPAEYWDSSFAPQAEQ from the coding sequence ATGACATCTTTCCGCCGCCGCGCCACCGTCGCGGCCGCCGCCACCACCGCCGCGCTGACCCTGGCCGCCTGCGGCGGGGGCGGCGACAGCGAAAACACGCCTGCCGCAGACGGTTCGGCGAACTCCGCCACCCTCATGCTCAACTGGTACCCGTACGGCGAGCACGCACCGTTCTACTACGGCGTGCAGGAGGGCATCTTCGACAAGCACGGCATCGACCTGCAGATCGACCCCGGCCAGGGCTCCACGAAGACCGTGCAGGCCGTCGGGTCGCGGCAGGTCGACTTCGGCTGGGCCGACACCCCCGCGGTGCTGAGCAACATCGACAAGGGTGTCGAGGTCAGGAGCACCGGCGTGTTCCTGCAGACCACCCCCTCGGCGGTGCAGGTGTTCGCCGACTCCGGCATCAACACCCCGCAGGACCTCGCCGGTCGCACCATCGCCGTGTCGGCCGGTGACGCGCCCACCACCACCTTCCCGATCTACCTCGACAAGGTCGGCGTGCCGCAGAACCAGGTGACCCAGCAGAGCCTCGACGCGGCGGGCAAGATGGCCGCGATGCTGTCGGGCCGCGTCGACGGCCTCATCGGGTTCGCCCACGACCAGGGGCCGACGATCGCGAACAAGAGCGGCCGAGAGGTGCGCTACCTCAAGTACTCCGATGCCGGGCTGAACTTCTACAGCAACGGACTGATCGCCAACGAGTCGACGATCGCCGACAATCCGGAGCTGGTGCAGAAGATGGTCGACGCCACCAGTGAGGCATTCGCCGCCGCCACCCAGGACCCGGAGGCCGCTGTCGACGCGATGGCGGGCAAGGACCCGCAGATGCCGCCGCGCGAGGTGCTGCTGCAGCAGTGGCAGCAGACCATCCCGCTCTTGACCACCGCCGCCACCGAAGGTCAGGTGCCGGGCAGCAACGCGAAAGAGGACTGGACGACCACCATCGCCACCCTCACCGACGCGGGGTTGCTCGAGACGGCGAAGGACCCGGCGGAATACTGGGATTCGTCGTTCGCTCCCCAGGCCGAGCAGTAG
- a CDS encoding ABC transporter ATP-binding protein has product MSTATFTAPKTTVTEDAISIENLTVTFSSKRATVTALEDIDLRVADGEFVSIAGPSGCGKSTLLKVVAGLTDSTSGEVRLRGKSVRGPQREIGYVFQRAALLEWRSVRRNILLQAEMRGMSRRDAARRCDHLIEMTGLTGFENALPHELSGGMQQRVSLCRALLHEPGVLLMDEPFGALDALTREKMNVELHRIWRETGTTVVLVTHSVAEAVYLANRVVVMSPRPGRIVETLDVDLPAERDYAETMERPEFIRVANRVRDLLGSSTAAD; this is encoded by the coding sequence ATGTCCACCGCGACCTTCACAGCACCCAAGACCACAGTGACCGAAGACGCCATCTCGATCGAGAACCTGACCGTGACGTTCTCGTCGAAACGCGCGACGGTGACCGCGCTCGAGGACATCGATCTGCGCGTCGCCGATGGTGAGTTCGTGTCGATCGCCGGCCCCTCGGGTTGCGGCAAGTCCACCCTGCTGAAGGTGGTGGCCGGGCTCACCGACTCCACCTCGGGTGAGGTGCGGCTGCGCGGCAAGTCCGTGCGCGGACCGCAGCGCGAGATCGGCTACGTGTTCCAGCGCGCTGCGCTGCTCGAGTGGCGTTCGGTGCGCCGCAACATCCTGCTGCAGGCGGAGATGCGCGGCATGTCCCGCCGGGACGCCGCACGCCGCTGTGATCACCTGATCGAGATGACGGGGCTCACCGGCTTCGAGAATGCGCTGCCCCACGAGCTGTCCGGCGGGATGCAGCAACGGGTTTCGTTGTGCCGAGCATTGCTGCACGAGCCGGGAGTGCTGCTGATGGACGAGCCGTTCGGTGCGCTCGACGCGCTGACGCGCGAGAAGATGAACGTCGAACTGCATCGCATCTGGCGCGAGACCGGCACGACGGTGGTGCTGGTGACCCACTCGGTCGCCGAGGCGGTGTACCTCGCCAACCGGGTCGTGGTGATGAGCCCACGGCCTGGCCGCATCGTCGAGACACTCGACGTCGACCTGCCCGCCGAGCGCGATTACGCCGAGACGATGGAGCGCCCGGAGTTCATCCGCGTCGCCAACCGGGTGCGTGACCTGCTCGGCAGTTCCACCGCCGCAGACTGA
- a CDS encoding MerR family transcriptional regulator codes for MEAIPIGEAATRLGMTTSALRYYDDRGLVRPQSRRSGRRMYGPDELRRLALLKIVHGLGLPLDTAAAVLDAPSEQWRQTVRDQIAELDRVIARARGAQQFLTHALGCATDHPARECPRMTGALDRLVDGMSVEQLAAEHT; via the coding sequence ATGGAGGCGATTCCGATCGGCGAGGCGGCAACCCGGCTGGGGATGACGACGTCGGCGCTGCGCTACTACGACGACCGTGGTCTGGTGCGCCCGCAGTCACGGCGGTCTGGGCGGCGGATGTACGGGCCCGACGAGCTGCGCCGGCTGGCGTTGCTCAAGATCGTTCACGGGCTCGGTCTGCCGCTGGACACCGCGGCGGCGGTGCTCGACGCACCGAGTGAGCAGTGGCGGCAGACGGTGCGTGACCAGATCGCCGAGCTGGACCGGGTGATCGCCCGGGCACGGGGTGCCCAGCAGTTCCTCACCCATGCGCTGGGGTGCGCGACCGACCACCCCGCCCGGGAGTGTCCGAGAATGACAGGCGCGCTGGACCGTCTCGTCGACGGGATGAGCGTCGAGCAGCTCGCTGCCGAACACACCTAG
- a CDS encoding class I SAM-dependent methyltransferase, which yields MTEPTTVVNHHAGHPGFAGLTGVLFAIVFLLTGRGNARLAADVAAVSVDDRVVDVGCGPGTAARVAARRGARVTGVDPSESMLRVARAVTRRRTAVTWVRGGAEALPVPDASATVVWALATVHHWPDVGAALTEIHRVLSPGGRLLVVERHVQPGATGLASHGWTAQQAETFAALCRSAGLTDVRVTGHRRRRRRSWTVRGVRPQGL from the coding sequence ATGACCGAACCCACCACCGTGGTCAACCACCATGCCGGCCATCCCGGCTTCGCCGGCCTCACCGGCGTCCTGTTCGCCATCGTGTTCCTGCTCACCGGACGCGGCAACGCCCGTCTCGCCGCCGACGTCGCCGCCGTGTCGGTGGACGACCGTGTCGTCGACGTCGGGTGCGGTCCGGGGACCGCCGCCCGCGTCGCGGCCCGCCGGGGCGCCCGGGTCACCGGTGTCGACCCATCGGAATCCATGTTGCGGGTGGCGCGGGCGGTGACCCGCCGTCGCACCGCGGTGACGTGGGTGCGGGGCGGCGCCGAGGCGCTGCCCGTGCCCGATGCGTCCGCGACGGTCGTGTGGGCGCTGGCGACGGTGCACCACTGGCCCGATGTCGGCGCGGCGCTGACCGAGATACACCGCGTGTTGTCTCCGGGCGGGCGGCTCCTCGTCGTGGAACGTCACGTGCAGCCCGGCGCCACGGGGCTCGCCAGCCACGGCTGGACGGCGCAGCAGGCCGAAACGTTTGCCGCACTGTGCAGGTCCGCCGGCCTGACCGATGTGCGCGTGACCGGACACCGGCGTCGGCGCCGGCGCTCCTGGACCGTGCGCGGCGTTCGCCCCCAAGGGCTATGA
- a CDS encoding MATE family efflux transporter has product MAEPDGVSPVEPATSRRIAALAFPALGVLAAEPVYLLFDLAVVGRLGALSLAGLAIGALVMGVLSAQLTFLSYGTTARAARFYGAGDRPTAVGEGVQATWLALAIGTTIVVAVQATAVPLVSVLSGGGAVADAALPWVRIASLAVPAILIAAAGNGWMRGVQDTMRPLRYVVVGFAVSAVLCPLLVYGWLGAPRMGLAGSAVANVVGQWLAAAMFCRALIVEKVPLRPQPSVLRAQVVMGRDLVLRTLAFQACFVSAGAVAARFGAAAVAAHQVVLQLWNFLALVLDSLAIAAQSLVGAALGAGHLPHAKSVAWRVTVFSSVAAGLLALVFAAGSSVLPGVFTDDRSVLDEIGVPWWFLVAQLPVAGVVFALDGVLLGAGDATFMRNATLISGLIGFLPLIWLSLAFGWGLLGIWAGLSAFMVLRLVFVGWRALSGRWLVPGTS; this is encoded by the coding sequence TTGGCTGAGCCCGACGGCGTTTCGCCCGTCGAACCGGCGACCAGCCGGCGTATCGCGGCGTTGGCGTTTCCCGCACTCGGTGTACTCGCCGCCGAACCCGTATACCTCCTGTTCGACCTCGCGGTCGTCGGGCGGCTGGGTGCGCTCAGCCTCGCCGGTCTCGCGATCGGCGCGCTGGTCATGGGGGTACTCAGCGCACAACTGACCTTCCTGTCCTATGGCACGACGGCGCGTGCGGCCCGCTTCTACGGCGCAGGCGACCGGCCGACCGCGGTGGGCGAGGGTGTCCAGGCCACGTGGCTGGCCCTGGCCATCGGCACGACGATCGTGGTGGCCGTTCAGGCGACGGCCGTACCGCTGGTGTCCGTGCTGTCAGGCGGTGGGGCGGTGGCCGACGCCGCGCTCCCGTGGGTGCGCATCGCCAGCCTGGCCGTACCGGCGATCCTGATCGCCGCGGCGGGTAACGGGTGGATGCGCGGAGTCCAGGACACGATGCGCCCGCTGCGCTACGTCGTCGTGGGGTTCGCGGTGTCCGCGGTGCTCTGCCCACTGCTGGTGTACGGGTGGCTGGGCGCGCCCAGGATGGGTCTCGCGGGGTCGGCGGTGGCCAACGTCGTTGGGCAGTGGTTGGCCGCGGCCATGTTCTGCCGCGCGCTGATCGTGGAGAAGGTTCCGCTGCGCCCGCAGCCGTCGGTGCTGCGCGCCCAGGTGGTGATGGGGCGCGATCTGGTGTTGCGCACGCTGGCGTTCCAGGCCTGTTTCGTGTCGGCCGGTGCGGTGGCCGCCCGGTTCGGGGCGGCCGCCGTCGCCGCCCACCAGGTCGTGCTCCAGTTGTGGAATTTCCTTGCGCTGGTGCTCGATTCACTGGCCATAGCGGCGCAGTCGCTGGTCGGGGCGGCGCTGGGGGCGGGACACCTCCCGCACGCGAAGTCGGTGGCGTGGCGGGTGACCGTGTTCTCGAGCGTCGCCGCCGGGCTGTTGGCGCTGGTGTTCGCCGCCGGATCCTCGGTGCTGCCGGGGGTGTTCACCGACGACCGCTCGGTGCTCGACGAGATCGGCGTGCCGTGGTGGTTCCTGGTCGCGCAGTTACCCGTCGCGGGTGTGGTGTTCGCGCTCGACGGAGTGCTGCTGGGCGCGGGAGACGCGACCTTCATGCGCAACGCCACGCTGATCAGCGGGCTGATCGGATTCCTGCCCCTGATCTGGCTCTCGTTGGCGTTCGGGTGGGGGTTGCTCGGGATCTGGGCGGGACTGTCGGCGTTCATGGTGCTGCGTCTGGTGTTCGTCGGCTGGCGGGCGCTGTCGGGGCGGTGGCTGGTGCCGGGGACGTCATAG
- a CDS encoding DHH family phosphoesterase has translation MTAIDKTTDVPAGARVDAYRAADMLAAATTVSVICHVYPDADTIGAGLALALVLDHAGKSVEVSFAAPADLPESLQSLPGGHLLVAPEAMRADADLVVTVDIPSLNRLGALRDLAMSGRRVLVIDHHASNELFGTANYVDPSADSTTMLVAELLDAWNKPIDLGVAHCLYAGLTTDTGSFRWASARAHRLAARLVDLGVDNASISRTLLDTHPFAWLPMLSRVLASARLLPDAVDGRGLVYAVVAHDELAGARPEEVECIVDIVRTTRQAEVAAVFKELEPQQWSVSMRAKSIDLTSVAGAFGGGGHRLAAGYSASGPADDVVAALRAALG, from the coding sequence GTGACCGCAATAGACAAGACGACTGACGTACCTGCCGGCGCGCGCGTAGACGCTTACCGGGCGGCCGACATGTTGGCCGCGGCCACGACTGTCAGCGTCATCTGTCATGTGTATCCGGACGCCGACACCATCGGCGCCGGCCTGGCACTGGCGCTGGTCCTCGACCACGCCGGTAAGAGTGTCGAGGTCAGTTTCGCGGCACCCGCCGACTTGCCGGAGTCGTTGCAGTCCTTGCCCGGTGGGCATCTGCTGGTGGCGCCGGAGGCGATGCGCGCAGACGCCGACCTGGTGGTCACCGTGGACATCCCCAGCCTCAACCGGCTGGGCGCGCTGCGTGACCTGGCCATGTCCGGGCGGCGGGTCCTGGTGATCGACCACCACGCGTCCAATGAGCTGTTCGGCACCGCGAACTATGTCGACCCGTCGGCGGACTCCACCACGATGCTGGTGGCCGAACTCCTCGACGCGTGGAACAAACCGATCGACCTCGGCGTCGCGCACTGTCTCTACGCCGGCCTGACCACCGACACCGGCTCGTTCCGCTGGGCCAGCGCCCGCGCCCACCGGCTGGCCGCCCGGTTGGTCGACCTCGGTGTGGACAACGCCTCGATCAGCCGGACACTGCTCGACACCCACCCGTTCGCATGGCTGCCGATGCTCTCGCGCGTGCTGGCCTCGGCCCGCCTGCTTCCCGATGCCGTGGACGGCCGCGGCCTGGTGTACGCGGTGGTGGCCCATGACGAGCTGGCCGGCGCGCGGCCCGAAGAAGTGGAGTGCATCGTCGACATCGTGCGCACCACCCGGCAGGCCGAGGTGGCAGCGGTGTTCAAGGAACTCGAACCCCAGCAGTGGTCGGTGTCCATGCGCGCCAAGTCGATCGACCTCACGTCGGTGGCCGGGGCGTTCGGCGGTGGTGGACACCGGCTGGCCGCGGGCTATTCGGCCAGCGGACCGGCCGACGACGTGGTGGCGGCCCTGCGCGCGGCACTTGGCTGA
- the rbfA gene encoding 30S ribosome-binding factor RbfA: protein MADPARAKRLAKRISTIVASAIEYEIKDPRLTGVTITDAKVTNDLHDATLFYTVIGRSLDEEPDLVGAAAALESARGVLRSKVGASLGVRFTPTLAFTRDTVPDTAHRMEELLARARAADEDLARVRQGAKHAGEADPYRVSGAEEESGGSGEVQAALDAEDTGDRNRQDD from the coding sequence ATGGCTGACCCCGCACGAGCGAAACGGTTGGCCAAGCGCATCTCCACCATCGTCGCCTCGGCGATCGAGTACGAGATCAAGGATCCGCGGCTGACCGGTGTGACGATCACCGACGCCAAGGTGACCAATGATCTGCACGATGCGACGCTGTTCTACACGGTGATCGGTCGCAGCCTCGACGAGGAACCTGACCTCGTCGGGGCGGCGGCCGCGCTGGAGAGCGCCAGGGGTGTGTTGCGGTCCAAGGTGGGTGCAAGCCTCGGAGTCCGGTTCACCCCGACCCTGGCGTTCACTCGCGACACCGTGCCCGACACCGCGCATCGGATGGAGGAATTGCTGGCCCGTGCGCGCGCCGCAGATGAGGATTTGGCGAGAGTTCGTCAGGGTGCCAAGCACGCCGGTGAGGCTGACCCGTACCGTGTGAGTGGGGCGGAGGAGGAATCCGGGGGGTCTGGAGAAGTTCAGGCCGCGCTCGACGCTGAGGACACCGGTGACCGCAATAGACAAGACGACTGA